A section of the Streptomyces sp. CG1 genome encodes:
- a CDS encoding SpoIIE family protein phosphatase, whose amino-acid sequence MTAPEIDYTAVFAVHPSPCLILGTDLVIAAANPAFCEVTGCSRAELVGRYLFDAFPDNPAAPEADGMQTLKASLHRVLSSGQTDHMALQRYDIPVAGDPEVFKERWWTAINVPVLGPDGKVVWILHRSEDMTDVVRARRTALLPPVSPGREAAMEAELYARARQLQRLNEELRQAHARERRIAVALQETMLHTPDLARHPDVAVRYLPATGALNVCGDWYDEVDLPAGRFAVAVGDVVGHGLMAATVMGRLRSALSAATRTVHGPAQALEVLGLYARSVEGALAATAVQVLVDCHGRLLIYSSAGHPPPVLLHPNGTCDLLDQATDPPLGARPEHVPRPQATTTYTPGDTLILYTDGLIERRGEDIDVGLSRLTDLLATCTGFGAEHLADALLAGLDLTSGAGDDIAMVVVRLT is encoded by the coding sequence CCGCTGCCAACCCGGCCTTCTGCGAGGTGACCGGATGCAGCCGTGCCGAGCTGGTCGGGCGGTACCTCTTCGACGCCTTCCCGGACAACCCCGCCGCCCCGGAGGCCGACGGGATGCAGACGCTGAAAGCCTCGCTGCACCGGGTGCTGTCCTCGGGCCAGACCGATCACATGGCGTTGCAGAGGTATGACATCCCGGTCGCCGGCGACCCCGAGGTGTTCAAGGAGCGGTGGTGGACCGCGATCAACGTGCCCGTCCTTGGCCCGGACGGCAAGGTCGTCTGGATCCTGCACCGGTCCGAGGACATGACTGATGTCGTCCGCGCCCGTCGCACGGCACTCCTGCCGCCGGTCAGTCCCGGCCGGGAAGCGGCCATGGAAGCCGAGCTGTATGCCCGGGCGCGGCAGCTGCAGCGGCTGAACGAGGAGCTGCGGCAGGCGCACGCCCGGGAACGGCGCATCGCCGTCGCCCTGCAGGAGACCATGCTCCACACTCCTGACCTGGCCCGGCACCCGGACGTCGCCGTGCGCTACCTCCCTGCCACCGGAGCACTGAACGTGTGCGGTGACTGGTACGACGAGGTCGACCTGCCGGCGGGCCGCTTCGCCGTCGCGGTCGGTGACGTGGTCGGCCACGGGCTGATGGCGGCCACCGTCATGGGCAGGCTGCGCAGCGCGCTGAGCGCCGCTACCCGCACCGTCCACGGCCCCGCTCAGGCCCTGGAGGTCCTGGGGTTGTACGCGCGCTCGGTCGAGGGAGCCCTGGCCGCCACCGCCGTGCAGGTCCTCGTCGACTGCCACGGCCGTCTGCTGATCTACAGCAGCGCCGGACACCCCCCGCCCGTCCTGCTGCACCCCAACGGCACGTGCGACCTGCTCGACCAGGCCACCGACCCGCCGCTGGGCGCCCGCCCCGAACACGTGCCCCGTCCCCAGGCCACCACCACCTACACCCCGGGCGACACCCTCATCCTGTACACCGATGGCCTGATCGAACGCCGCGGTGAGGACATCGACGTTGGCCTGAGTCGCCTGACCGACCTGCTCGCCACCTGCACCGGGTTCGGCGCGGAACACCTCGCCGACGCCCTCCTGGCCGGCCTGGACCTCACCAGCGGCGCAGGCGACGACATCGCCATGGTCGTCGTCCGCCTTACTTGA